CAGTGCTTCCCCCGAATTCCAAGCTCGTCAGTAACGTAGAAAAATACACTGTTAAATCTCCCGGCTGCAATCCTTGCGTAACACCAGGCCTCGGATACGAGATGATCAAGAAGCAGCAGGTTAGATAAAGTCTGAATTCTCTGATTTACATTTTTAAAAGACCGGAGGTTTCTCCGGTCTTTTTCGTTCTATCTTCTGATCCAATGAGGTGATTCATTGATATACGATTCTTATGTTTTGATTCTGGACTACGGATCCCAATATACTCAACTCATAGCCAGAAGAGTGCGGGAAGCTGGTGTATATTCAGAGATTCATCCTTTTCACACAGGCGTAGAGATCGCCAAAACTCATCGCCCCTCGGCCATAATCTTGTCCGGAGGCCCTGCCAGTATTTACGATCCGGATTCTCCCCAGTTGGATGCAAGGATCCTCGACTTTAAAGCGCCTGTTCTGGGCATTTGTTATGGGCTCCAAGCTCTGGCGCATACTCTGGGAGGTTTGGTAGAGAAGGCATCGGAAAGGGAATATGGACGCGCCGTGCTTACTTACGTCTCCCCGGACTCATCTCTTTTTTACGGAGTCGACAGAGACGATCCGCAGGTCTGGATGAGTCACGGGGACAAGGTCATTTCTCCTCCTCCAAATTGTCATGTTGTAGCCGCAACTTCGGATACTCCGGTCGCCGCTGTTGAGAGTCTAGACGGACTGATTACCGGAGTGCAATTCCATCCCGAGGTCGTCCATACCCCCAGTGGGCAATTGATTCTGGAGAACTTCCTTTTCAGGATTGCAAAGATTCAACCGACTTGGTCAATGTCATCATTTATCGAAAATTCATTGCGGGATGTGAGCAATCGAGTGGGGAAGGCGCACGTCGTAGCGGCGCTATCAGGTGGCGTGGATTCGTCGGTTATGGTCGCTCTCCTGCACAGGGCAATCGGGGATCGCCTACACCCGATCTTTGTAGATAATGGCCTCCTTCGTAAGGATGAGGCCATGCAGGTTCATGAGTTTTTGGAGGACGGACTTGGGATCAAGGTCGACCATGTTGACGCTTCTGAACGATTTCTTAGTAAACTTAAAGGCATCATTGATCCTGAAGAAAAGAGAAAAATTATAGGAGCCGAGTTTATAGGAGTATTTGATCAAGAGGCCTCGAATTTTCCGGATGTTCGTTTTTTAGCTCAGGGCACACTTTATCCTGATGTTATAGAGAGCGTTTCTTTCAAGGGCGGGCCGTCAGCGACTATTAAGAGCCATCATAACGTTGGGGGCTTGCCGGAAAAGATGCGTCTGGACCTGATTGAGCCTTTGCGGGAATTGTTTAAGGACGAAGTCAGGGAATTAGGGATCACGTTGGGATTGGACGAATCTCTTGTATGGCGTCACCCTTTTCCTGGTCCCGGCTTGGCTGTCCGAATTCTCGGCGCAATCACAAAGGAAAGGCTTGATCTCTTGAGAGAGGCGGACGCAATCGCTATAGAAGAGATTAAAAGAGCAGGTCTGTACAGGGATATCTGGCAGGCGTTTGTGGTTCTTTTACCTGTAAAATCTGTGGGTGTGATGGGAGATGAAAGGACTTATGAGCATGTTGCAGCTCTGAGGGCGGTCCACTCTACGGATGGCATGACCGCCGACTGGTTCAGGATACCTCATGAGACTCTGGCCACAATTTCAAACAGGATCATCAATGAAGTAAGAGGTATCAACCGAATAGTTTACGACATCTCTTCAAAACCCCCTAGCACTATTGAATGGGAATGATTTCCTTATAATGAAGAATGTGCGGGAAAATAAATCCAGTTTGCGTTTCGGAAAGTTTATTAAGATTTCTCCAGGTCCTTGATGTACTTTTTAAGATTAATTAGCTTCTCGGGAGGAAAACTGTTTATGAGTTTGCGAATTAGGTCAAATTTGGGATCATCCTTCAACCGTTGATAGGGTTTGAGCCTGGTTTCCTGGCCGGACGCGCTAATAATTCGCATATCCATATCTCCTGATCAACCATTTAGTTGGGATCCAATTAATTGTTCCCGCTAATAGTTCAACTAATTTAGAATGTCAATCGAAATAACCGCCACATGGGAGAAATATGTGGCTAGCTTAATTGTGCCGTAATTAAGGAGTGTTATCTGTTCCCCGGGGCTGAAGGTGTTTGGTTCTTTGCCTGAAGTAGACGAAATCCCGGGAACTCCATGGACATCATTATTGTCACAAGTGACCAACACTATTCCAATTCCTTGGCCCAAAAAAGAAGACCGTCTCCGGGAAAGTATCAAGGGGGGGGAGTCATGATACAAATGAAGACGGCCTCATGTATATTAATTTAACTTTATACACTCAAAATGTCAACCAGTAAAGGATTAGCGCAATTTTTTGAGAGAAAAACCCGACTATTTGGTAGTCAGACAATTCAATTATCCGGCGTCATAATCTTTCAACAAACCCCTTAGGAATGAGGCCTACTTAGCACTAGAAAGTTGGCCTTGACGCGCTTCTTTCGATAAGTTAGAAAATATTATAAGAGTTCGGACTCTAAATCAAGGTTTCATCAGTTGTCAGCCTTCCAGGCGGGAGTTGAACAATGCCGAAATCCGGAGACGCAAGAAAATACCCAAGGATTAAAGTCAGGGTTCCTAACTCGCTTCGAATAAAAATAAAGGAAGGAGACTGTCTTGCCGATCTCCTGGACATAAGCGACGGTGGAGCCGGAGTTGAATTCTTTGATTTGTTCGACGTTCTCATATTTTCAGAAGGCGATTTAGTAAAGTTGGAGTTCCTATTAAAGCCTGAACAAGTCAATAATGAAAACGCGTCAAAAATTTTGGAGTCTATCCGTAAACACCAAAAGGTCCCTCAAAGCACTAAAGAGGGTATCGATCACATCGACTTGACTGAGGATGGTTTCGAGGCTGACGCGAAGATAGCATGGAATTATTTGAATCGGCTTGGTTTGGAATTTATCACCTAGAATGGGATTCAATCGCTAGATCGAAGAGATAAATTGTGACCCCTAGATGGCTATTGAAAAGAACTCTGAAGTGGGGCGTGGAATGGGGCTCCGAAGTCAGCGGCGCAGGTTTCATTTATAGGAATTCCTCATATTTTAAAAACGGCTTTAGAATACTTACCTACCACCGAATTACCCAAAACCCTCTTGATTCTTACAGTCTGAAAACTTCCCATTTTAGAGATCATGTCGCTTTCCTGACGGACCATTATCCCGTAGTCAGTTTGCAAGAAATGGCGCTTGGATTGCAGGGTCGGTCAAAGTTGGAGGATGGCTCGGTATGTGTCACTTTTGATGACGGTTACTCCGAGGCGGCCGGTGTGGTTGGGGACATTTTGACTAGGTTCAAGACGCCTGCCTGTTTCTTTGTCATAACCGGAATACTGGACAAGAAAGCCGGACATTCGCTCAGTGGCTATCTGGAATGGCATGAAGTCAAAGAATTGAAGAAATCAGGATTCAACATTGGTTCGCACACGGTTACCCATAGGAGCCTGGGAACGCTCAACGGTCATGATGTTGAACTAGAACTCAAGGAATCATACGATCGCCTTGAACAGGAACTTGGAACTGCGCCTGACGGCATTTCATATCCGTATGGAACTCTCAGGGATTTTTCAGATGGGATTGTCCGAGCGACACATAAATGTGGATACCCATATGCGGTTACGGCCATACATGGATTAAATCATATCGGATGCGACCAATTCAGACTTAATCGCACGACTATTACAGCGGGGGATGGTCTGAGGACATTCAAGATGATTATGAAAGGATCTTTAGACGCCTGGCGAATAGTTGATCAGTGGGGGTACCGGTTGCAACGGCCATCATCTTCTCTGGAATGAAAAAGGGCCGAATAATTCGACCCTTTTTTCCGAGAAGATAGTTAAATGCTATCTGGAACTCGATCTACCTACGTTTGTTCCCATTCCCAGCGACCAACCGTTAAATAGCAGCAATTGTTTTATATTCTGGTCCACCCAAATATCAGCTCTTGAAATCAGGCTTCTAGGCACATAGACCAGATCATCTTTACGCAGAAGATAATCGGTGCCGCCTGTAATCCTGGTGAGATCGACAGTTTTTGGAACAATCTGTCCATTTGCGTTTTTGTTCAGCACGAGCACAGAGCGGGGCTCGGCCGTCGGTGCTGTTCCATTCGCCATCGCGATCGCCTGCTGAACAGTGGTCGGGCCCTTCATGGTGAAAACTCCAGGCTTCGTGACTTGTCCGTCAACAAACACCAGGTTTCCGACCACGTCCCTTAACAATACGGAAATGTTCATGTCTGAGATCAAATGCTGATAGGATGTGTTCAACGTCTCTGTCAATTGTGGCACTGTCCGTCCGGCTGCCTGGACATCGGCAATCATGGGCACGGAGATTCGACCGTCCGGTCGAATTGTTACCAATCGGGCCTGTCCGTATGGGGCAGTTGCAAGAGCTTTTTGGAGTTCATCCAGTTTCGCTCCGAATTCTCGAACGGTGATCGTAATCTCAGGATCCTTCAACAGATCTGAATATACCTGTTTCAGCATCGCGCTAATTTGATCGGGGGTCATCCCCGCCACCGATACATCCTTTTTTCGAGGGATACTGATTCTACCGTCAGGACGCACACGAACCGTGCGGTTCATCTCCGGGTGGTACGTAAATTCCACGTCTATCGCGTCCTTGACCTGAAGCTTGTATGGGGCTGTAGTCTCTTTCGGCCTGGTAAGGTACATGATTTCCAGCGAATCCCCTTCGGAAAGATGATAAAGGGAAGTTGGAAAATGATTCGTTATTGCCGACGCAATCGCTTTCGCCGGGTGATCTATCTGCCCTACCGCACGATCTTTTGTCGTCACGCAACCGCCCAGGATAACTGGTACTAGACACAGGGTCATAGCAATCAGACACAGTTTGCGCTTAATCGACTCAATTTTATTGACGTTTACGATCGTTTTCATTTTGACACCACCATACCCTTGACCCTGCGGCAAAACTGCGCACAGCGGAAAGAAGTCGACCCTAATTAAAATACCGCCTCAAGCGCACATGTTAATCCTTCACGTTTCAATTCCATGACGCGCCCTGCCCTAGCAGCTCCGTCATGAAGGATGCTTTCATGCTCCAGTCCGAATTTGGCGACCAGAAACCGCCTACTTCCACACTTGGAGCCGGAATTCAACTGCAAGCCAGCCTGGATATCCACATAATTGACGTACCCGGGATATAAACCGAAACTCATCCGGGTGTACCCGCCTAATGTGAGTTCCGGGAACATGTGGCTGAACCCGAATGGAAGCACAGCCTGTGCGTGAGCGCCGAGACACGGTACCAACTCATCCAGGCTGATAATGTTGCTCTGATAACCAATATTAGTACCGGTGTCACCACCACCGGGAGGTGGAAAGGCAAGCGCATCGGGATCAGCAAGACTGACACGCAAGTCGATGTAACGAAGCTCACCTTGCAGTCCGGCCGCGTGCCCAGGGCCTTTAACAAAATCCAGATCATACCCGAAACCAAATTGGGCTGTTCTCATTTGGGATTTTACGATGCTCCCTACGGGAAAGACTATGACCCTGTTGTTAGTTGTATTCGTTGTGGTTGTTCCTGTAGCCCCCGGAAGCTCTGTGATTCTCAACTCTTTCTGTGGCCTGATCTCCGCCTGATACAGTTCCGGCACGCTACCAAAGACTCTAAGCATGTGGTGCTCAAGTGGCCTCATGGTGGCATACACTCGGAATGTTTGATTGTCCTGTGGCAACCCGAGGTCACTCCGCAGATCGTTGAGCGTCCCAAACCCTGTCGGGGTCTGGTCAAACCCCATTTGTCCGTCGATAAAGCTATACATGAATTCAGTGCCTATAGACCAGGGCGAGAGATATTCCAGAGCGTCAGCGCCAGCTAGTCCTTGTCCCAAGACAATGGTCGAGACAATGAGGAAAGCTATCCAGACTCGATGACACAATTTGCCGCTGCTACTTCTGTCGGATACCGTCTTTTTTCGTCTATTCTGAGAACCCATGGCGATCCTCTCTTGATACCAATCGGTTGAGAACAGGTTAATTTTCAATAATCGCTAAACCCTGGATGGTCTCAGGATCTCCATATCAACGTCTCACAAATGAACTCGCGTCATTGTGGTAAAAGTCCATAGGTTGCCTTGGACCCTGTTCCATATTCGGCCCTCCACGATAGTGAGAAGGCTCGTAATACTGCTGTCCAGGGGGAGGCCCATACTGGTTATTCATTGAACCGACGTACTGACCGGTGGGTCTGTTACGACTACCGTTGCCGGAAGAGAACAGACTTGCCGCTAACGCGTCTTTTATGTCCCCGAGTTTTCCGAGCAATGGTTTACTGGTAATAAAAGGGTTTTCATTGATTACCGAGAGGCCGTCGTTCAGGAAATACCATTTTGCTCCACTGGCAAGCATGCCGGATGATTTGCTCATATCCCTGGACTCTTCAGCGACTTCGGTTTTTGCCTGAGAATTTTGTTCAAGCTCTGCCTTCTGGGCGACAAACGTGTCCTTATCTTTTTTCAGGTAGCTCATCTGCTCTGTTAGATGTTGACGCATAAGTCCCCTTACACCTTCGATCTGAAAATCTATCGATTTGATTTCGTGGCTCTGGGGGGTGAAACGCGCCTCAAGCGAGCCGCGTTCGATCTCGAGCTGGATGATTTT
This window of the Desulfomonilaceae bacterium genome carries:
- the guaA gene encoding glutamine-hydrolyzing GMP synthase is translated as MIYDSYVLILDYGSQYTQLIARRVREAGVYSEIHPFHTGVEIAKTHRPSAIILSGGPASIYDPDSPQLDARILDFKAPVLGICYGLQALAHTLGGLVEKASEREYGRAVLTYVSPDSSLFYGVDRDDPQVWMSHGDKVISPPPNCHVVAATSDTPVAAVESLDGLITGVQFHPEVVHTPSGQLILENFLFRIAKIQPTWSMSSFIENSLRDVSNRVGKAHVVAALSGGVDSSVMVALLHRAIGDRLHPIFVDNGLLRKDEAMQVHEFLEDGLGIKVDHVDASERFLSKLKGIIDPEEKRKIIGAEFIGVFDQEASNFPDVRFLAQGTLYPDVIESVSFKGGPSATIKSHHNVGGLPEKMRLDLIEPLRELFKDEVRELGITLGLDESLVWRHPFPGPGLAVRILGAITKERLDLLREADAIAIEEIKRAGLYRDIWQAFVVLLPVKSVGVMGDERTYEHVAALRAVHSTDGMTADWFRIPHETLATISNRIINEVRGINRIVYDISSKPPSTIEWE
- a CDS encoding PilZ domain-containing protein; protein product: MPKSGDARKYPRIKVRVPNSLRIKIKEGDCLADLLDISDGGAGVEFFDLFDVLIFSEGDLVKLEFLLKPEQVNNENASKILESIRKHQKVPQSTKEGIDHIDLTEDGFEADAKIAWNYLNRLGLEFIT
- a CDS encoding polysaccharide deacetylase family protein, yielding MTPRWLLKRTLKWGVEWGSEVSGAGFIYRNSSYFKNGFRILTYHRITQNPLDSYSLKTSHFRDHVAFLTDHYPVVSLQEMALGLQGRSKLEDGSVCVTFDDGYSEAAGVVGDILTRFKTPACFFVITGILDKKAGHSLSGYLEWHEVKELKKSGFNIGSHTVTHRSLGTLNGHDVELELKESYDRLEQELGTAPDGISYPYGTLRDFSDGIVRATHKCGYPYAVTAIHGLNHIGCDQFRLNRTTITAGDGLRTFKMIMKGSLDAWRIVDQWGYRLQRPSSSLE
- a CDS encoding polysaccharide biosynthesis/export family protein, which produces MKTIVNVNKIESIKRKLCLIAMTLCLVPVILGGCVTTKDRAVGQIDHPAKAIASAITNHFPTSLYHLSEGDSLEIMYLTRPKETTAPYKLQVKDAIDVEFTYHPEMNRTVRVRPDGRISIPRKKDVSVAGMTPDQISAMLKQVYSDLLKDPEITITVREFGAKLDELQKALATAPYGQARLVTIRPDGRISVPMIADVQAAGRTVPQLTETLNTSYQHLISDMNISVLLRDVVGNLVFVDGQVTKPGVFTMKGPTTVQQAIAMANGTAPTAEPRSVLVLNKNANGQIVPKTVDLTRITGGTDYLLRKDDLVYVPRSLISRADIWVDQNIKQLLLFNGWSLGMGTNVGRSSSR